In a genomic window of Zingiber officinale cultivar Zhangliang chromosome 9B, Zo_v1.1, whole genome shotgun sequence:
- the LOC122025308 gene encoding auxin-responsive protein IAA1-like, translated as MSTTETAHSSTESDASGLDYEETQLTLAPPGATRSDPERKRGPSDDHRPSDSSEGSANKPPEAKAQVVGWPPVRSFRRSALKSFTYVKVAVDGAPYLRKVDLEAYTGYQQLLTALEEMFSCFTARNYPNERRLVDPVSGTEFVPTYEDKDGDWMLVGDVPWKMFVASCKRLRLMKSSEAVNLAPRAPQGCTKAQ; from the exons ATGTCCACGACGGAGACGGCGCACAGCTCCACCGAGTCGGACGCCTCCGGCCTTGACTACGAAGAGACGCAGCTCACCCTCGCCCCGCCCGGTGCCACTAGATCTGACCCCGAAAGGAAGCGAGGCCCGTCGGATGACCATCGCCCCTCCGATTCCTCCGAAGGGTCCGCCAACAAACCTCCCGAAGCTAA GGCTCAAGTGGTGGGATGGCCACCGGTGAGATCGTTCCGGCGAAGTGCTCTCAAGAGTTTCACCTACGTGAAGGTGGCCGTCGACGGGGCGCCCTACCTTCGTAAGGTTGACCTGGAGGCCTACACTGGATACCAGCAGTTGCTCACTGCCCTCGAGGAGATGTTCTCTTGCTTCACTGCCC GAAATTATCCCAATGAGAGGAGGCTAGTTGATCCTGTGAGTGGGACAGAGTTTGTGCCGACGTATGAGGACAAAGATGGTGATTGGATGCTCGTTGGTGATGTTCCCTGGAA AATGTTTGTTGCTTCATGCAAGCGTCTTAGGTTAATGAAAAGCTCTGAAGCTGTCAATCTAG CTCCAAGAGCACCTCAAGGATGCACCAAAGCGCAGTGA